From a region of the Carassius auratus strain Wakin chromosome 31, ASM336829v1, whole genome shotgun sequence genome:
- the LOC113050252 gene encoding MTSS1-like protein isoform X3 — MDAGMEKECSALGGLFQIIMNDMKASYPAWEDFVTKGAKLQSQLRTTIIVTSSFLDAFQKVADIATGTRGATKEIGSALTRMCMRHRSIENKLKLFTTALMDNLITPLELKIEEWKKVASQLDKDHAKEYKKARAEIKKKSSDTIKLQKKVKKGKGEVRMQLDSALQDVNTRYAVLEETEKRAVCRALIEERGRFCSFVTMLKPFLDEEISMLGEVTHLQTILEDLGNLTADPNTLPPASEQVILDLKGSDYSYTYQTPPASPSNTLSRKSSISSNYASVRHVPSLDSISSAVDGLHLRAPDTTQEKGQNSPGTENGTSMPPLHKAYSGHEERARTLSTSGKPQSAREQLALTLGGGLNSEAPRTSRDSLHCSSGYSTQTTTPSCSEDTIPSQNVVKKEPPLYDYDYISLHGGEDTHSQSEFDKSSTIPRNSDLSLNYRKMFQSKRPASTVSLLMDPEPIGPHTATIRRKPSSKPNIRRGTISGGVPIPISTPQVPLKASVSTAGLSGSEETMCPPGGMQSNRVPGSDLVHTRHNLCTSTQSLSAMPPPYYSMFPGQPPVGGTELLYQMSKQQQYALHQQQQRQYHHHQQQQQLQQQYNQQQYNHQQQYNQPQEPQYQQTHQKELQQKLERQQHQNQQIQNMSAHNSSMPTESGQINSAEPGVDHVDGVPDPGSGGDMLSMIRRVKLRRTITNDRSAPLITPDHLN, encoded by the exons GAGCGACGAAAGAGATCGGATCGGCTTTGACCAGGATGTGTATGAGACACAGAAGCATTGAGAACAAGCTCAAACTATTCACCAC ggctcTCATGGATAACTTGATCACTCCTCTAGAACTGAAAATTGAAGAGTGGAAGAAGGTTGCCAGTCAGCTGGATAAAGATCACGCCAAAG aatataAGAAAGCACGTGCAGAGATCAAGAAGAAATCTTCCGATACGATTAAACTGCAGAAGAAAGTTAAAAAAG GTAAAGGTGAGGTGCGGATGCAGCTGGACAGCGCTCTTCAGGACGTCAACACACGCTACGCAGTTTTAGAGGAGACCGAGAAGAGAGCCGTGTGTCGAGCACTTATCGAGGAAAGAGGAAGATTCTGCTCATTCGTCACAATGCTCAAACCGTTCCTG GACGAAGAGATTAGCATGCTTGGTGAAGTCACCCACTTGCAGACAATTCTAGAAGATCTTGGCAATCTGACGGCTGATCCCAACACACTGCCTCCTGCTAGCGAACAG GTTATTCTTGATCTGAAAGGCTCCGACTACAGCTACACATATCAGACTCCACCCGCGTCTCCTAGCAACACGTTATCACGCAAGAGCAGTATCAGCAG TAACTACGCCTCTGTGCGTCATGTCCCATCTCTGGACTCCATCTCCAGTGCAGTGGATGGGCTTCATCTGCGAGCACCAGACACCACACAG GAGAAAGGTCAGAACTCTCCTGGCACAGAGAACGGGACCTCCATGCCCCCACTGCACAAAGCTTACAGCGGGCATGAGGAGAGAGCCAGGACACTGTCCACCTCGGGCAAG CCACAGTCAGCCCGGGAGCAGCTGGCTCTTACTCTTGGAGGTGGGCTTAATTCAGAAGCTCCTCGGACCAGCCGTGATTCCCTCCACTGCTCCAGCGGATACAGCACACAGACGACTACACCATCCTGCTCAGAAGACACCATTCCCTCACAGAATG TGGTAAAGAAAGAACCTCCTCTATATG actATGACTACATCTCGCTGCATGGAGGAGAGGACACCCACAGCCAGTCTGAATTTGATAAATCTTCCACAATTCCTCGCAACAGCGACTTGAGTCTCAATTACCGCAAAATGTTTCAAAGCAAGAGGCCGGCGTCTACCGTCAGTCTGCTGATGGATCCGGAGCCTATAGGACCCCACACGGCCACCATCCGCCGTAAACCCTCCAGCAAGCCCAACATCCGCCGTGGGACCATCAGTGGAGGAGTCCCTATCCCCATCTCCACACCACAG GTGCCACTGAAGGCATCCGTTTCTACAGCCGGCCTGAGCGGCAGTGAGGAGACCATGTGCCCTCCTGGAGGGATGCAGAGTAACAGGGTTCCTGGCTCTGATCTGGTTCACACCAGACATAATCTCTGTACATCCACTCAGAGTTTGAGTGCAATGCCACCTCCGTACTATTCCATGTTTCCTGGGCAGCCACCAGTGGGCGGCACAGAGCTGCTGTATCAAATGAGCAAGCAACAGCAGTATGCACTGCACCAACAGCAGCAGAGgcaatatcatcatcatcaacaacaacaacagctgcaACAACAATATAATCAACAACAGTACAATCACCAACAACAATATAACCAACCGCAGGAGCCGCAATATCAACAGACACATCAGAAAGAGCTCCAGCAGAAACTCGAACGACAGCAACATCAAAATCAGCAGATTCAGAACATGTCCGCTCACAATTCTAGCATGCCCACTGAAAGCGGGCAGATCAATTCGGCCGAGCCTGGCGTGGATCATGTCGACGGCGTTCCTGATCCAGGCAGCGGAGGTGACATGTTGAGTATGATCCGCAGAGTCAAACTACGACGCACAATCACCAACGATCGTTCTGCGCCTTTAATCACCCCCGACCATCTCAACTGA
- the LOC113050252 gene encoding MTSS1-like protein isoform X1 — translation MDAGMEKECSALGGLFQIIMNDMKASYPAWEDFVTKGAKLQSQLRTTIIVTSSFLDAFQKVADIATGTRGATKEIGSALTRMCMRHRSIENKLKLFTTALMDNLITPLELKIEEWKKVASQLDKDHAKEYKKARAEIKKKSSDTIKLQKKVKKGKGEVRMQLDSALQDVNTRYAVLEETEKRAVCRALIEERGRFCSFVTMLKPFLDEEISMLGEVTHLQTILEDLGNLTADPNTLPPASEQVILDLKGSDYSYTYQTPPASPSNTLSRKSSISSNYASVRHVPSLDSISSAVDGLHLRAPDTTQRSCSPLLLVGGEEGARSLSEGNSPTIPRTGHRGQHLRHRSTEKGQNSPGTENGTSMPPLHKAYSGHEERARTLSTSGKPQSAREQLALTLGGGLNSEAPRTSRDSLHCSSGYSTQTTTPSCSEDTIPSQNVVKKEPPLYDYDYISLHGGEDTHSQSEFDKSSTIPRNSDLSLNYRKMFQSKRPASTVSLLMDPEPIGPHTATIRRKPSSKPNIRRGTISGGVPIPISTPQVPLKASVSTAGLSGSEETMCPPGGMQSNRVPGSDLVHTRHNLCTSTQSLSAMPPPYYSMFPGQPPVGGTELLYQMSKQQQYALHQQQQRQYHHHQQQQQLQQQYNQQQYNHQQQYNQPQEPQYQQTHQKELQQKLERQQHQNQQIQNMSAHNSSMPTESGQINSAEPGVDHVDGVPDPGSGGDMLSMIRRVKLRRTITNDRSAPLITPDHLN, via the exons GAGCGACGAAAGAGATCGGATCGGCTTTGACCAGGATGTGTATGAGACACAGAAGCATTGAGAACAAGCTCAAACTATTCACCAC ggctcTCATGGATAACTTGATCACTCCTCTAGAACTGAAAATTGAAGAGTGGAAGAAGGTTGCCAGTCAGCTGGATAAAGATCACGCCAAAG aatataAGAAAGCACGTGCAGAGATCAAGAAGAAATCTTCCGATACGATTAAACTGCAGAAGAAAGTTAAAAAAG GTAAAGGTGAGGTGCGGATGCAGCTGGACAGCGCTCTTCAGGACGTCAACACACGCTACGCAGTTTTAGAGGAGACCGAGAAGAGAGCCGTGTGTCGAGCACTTATCGAGGAAAGAGGAAGATTCTGCTCATTCGTCACAATGCTCAAACCGTTCCTG GACGAAGAGATTAGCATGCTTGGTGAAGTCACCCACTTGCAGACAATTCTAGAAGATCTTGGCAATCTGACGGCTGATCCCAACACACTGCCTCCTGCTAGCGAACAG GTTATTCTTGATCTGAAAGGCTCCGACTACAGCTACACATATCAGACTCCACCCGCGTCTCCTAGCAACACGTTATCACGCAAGAGCAGTATCAGCAG TAACTACGCCTCTGTGCGTCATGTCCCATCTCTGGACTCCATCTCCAGTGCAGTGGATGGGCTTCATCTGCGAGCACCAGACACCACACAG CGCTCATGCAGTCCTCTCCTCTTGGTCGGAGGGGAGGAAGGCGCTCGCTCTCTCAGTGAGGGGAATTCTCCCACAATCCCTCGCACGGGCCACCGTGGCCAGCACCTGCGGCACAGGAGCACT GAGAAAGGTCAGAACTCTCCTGGCACAGAGAACGGGACCTCCATGCCCCCACTGCACAAAGCTTACAGCGGGCATGAGGAGAGAGCCAGGACACTGTCCACCTCGGGCAAG CCACAGTCAGCCCGGGAGCAGCTGGCTCTTACTCTTGGAGGTGGGCTTAATTCAGAAGCTCCTCGGACCAGCCGTGATTCCCTCCACTGCTCCAGCGGATACAGCACACAGACGACTACACCATCCTGCTCAGAAGACACCATTCCCTCACAGAATG TGGTAAAGAAAGAACCTCCTCTATATG actATGACTACATCTCGCTGCATGGAGGAGAGGACACCCACAGCCAGTCTGAATTTGATAAATCTTCCACAATTCCTCGCAACAGCGACTTGAGTCTCAATTACCGCAAAATGTTTCAAAGCAAGAGGCCGGCGTCTACCGTCAGTCTGCTGATGGATCCGGAGCCTATAGGACCCCACACGGCCACCATCCGCCGTAAACCCTCCAGCAAGCCCAACATCCGCCGTGGGACCATCAGTGGAGGAGTCCCTATCCCCATCTCCACACCACAG GTGCCACTGAAGGCATCCGTTTCTACAGCCGGCCTGAGCGGCAGTGAGGAGACCATGTGCCCTCCTGGAGGGATGCAGAGTAACAGGGTTCCTGGCTCTGATCTGGTTCACACCAGACATAATCTCTGTACATCCACTCAGAGTTTGAGTGCAATGCCACCTCCGTACTATTCCATGTTTCCTGGGCAGCCACCAGTGGGCGGCACAGAGCTGCTGTATCAAATGAGCAAGCAACAGCAGTATGCACTGCACCAACAGCAGCAGAGgcaatatcatcatcatcaacaacaacaacagctgcaACAACAATATAATCAACAACAGTACAATCACCAACAACAATATAACCAACCGCAGGAGCCGCAATATCAACAGACACATCAGAAAGAGCTCCAGCAGAAACTCGAACGACAGCAACATCAAAATCAGCAGATTCAGAACATGTCCGCTCACAATTCTAGCATGCCCACTGAAAGCGGGCAGATCAATTCGGCCGAGCCTGGCGTGGATCATGTCGACGGCGTTCCTGATCCAGGCAGCGGAGGTGACATGTTGAGTATGATCCGCAGAGTCAAACTACGACGCACAATCACCAACGATCGTTCTGCGCCTTTAATCACCCCCGACCATCTCAACTGA
- the LOC113050252 gene encoding metastasis suppressor protein 1-like isoform X2: MDAGMEKECSALGGLFQIIMNDMKASYPAWEDFVTKGAKLQSQLRTTIIVTSSFLDAFQKVADIATGTRGATKEIGSALTRMCMRHRSIENKLKLFTTALMDNLITPLELKIEEWKKVASQLDKDHAKEYKKARAEIKKKSSDTIKLQKKVKKGKGEVRMQLDSALQDVNTRYAVLEETEKRAVCRALIEERGRFCSFVTMLKPFLDEEISMLGEVTHLQTILEDLGNLTADPNTLPPASEQVILDLKGSDYSYTYQTPPASPSNTLSRKSSISSNYASVRHVPSLDSISSAVDGLHLRAPDTTQRSCSPLLLVGGEEGARSLSEGNSPTIPRTGHRGQHLRHRSTEKGQNSPGTENGTSMPPLHKAYSGHEERARTLSTSGKPQSAREQLALTLGGGLNSEAPRTSRDSLHCSSGYSTQTTTPSCSEDTIPSQNDYDYISLHGGEDTHSQSEFDKSSTIPRNSDLSLNYRKMFQSKRPASTVSLLMDPEPIGPHTATIRRKPSSKPNIRRGTISGGVPIPISTPQVPLKASVSTAGLSGSEETMCPPGGMQSNRVPGSDLVHTRHNLCTSTQSLSAMPPPYYSMFPGQPPVGGTELLYQMSKQQQYALHQQQQRQYHHHQQQQQLQQQYNQQQYNHQQQYNQPQEPQYQQTHQKELQQKLERQQHQNQQIQNMSAHNSSMPTESGQINSAEPGVDHVDGVPDPGSGGDMLSMIRRVKLRRTITNDRSAPLITPDHLN, from the exons GAGCGACGAAAGAGATCGGATCGGCTTTGACCAGGATGTGTATGAGACACAGAAGCATTGAGAACAAGCTCAAACTATTCACCAC ggctcTCATGGATAACTTGATCACTCCTCTAGAACTGAAAATTGAAGAGTGGAAGAAGGTTGCCAGTCAGCTGGATAAAGATCACGCCAAAG aatataAGAAAGCACGTGCAGAGATCAAGAAGAAATCTTCCGATACGATTAAACTGCAGAAGAAAGTTAAAAAAG GTAAAGGTGAGGTGCGGATGCAGCTGGACAGCGCTCTTCAGGACGTCAACACACGCTACGCAGTTTTAGAGGAGACCGAGAAGAGAGCCGTGTGTCGAGCACTTATCGAGGAAAGAGGAAGATTCTGCTCATTCGTCACAATGCTCAAACCGTTCCTG GACGAAGAGATTAGCATGCTTGGTGAAGTCACCCACTTGCAGACAATTCTAGAAGATCTTGGCAATCTGACGGCTGATCCCAACACACTGCCTCCTGCTAGCGAACAG GTTATTCTTGATCTGAAAGGCTCCGACTACAGCTACACATATCAGACTCCACCCGCGTCTCCTAGCAACACGTTATCACGCAAGAGCAGTATCAGCAG TAACTACGCCTCTGTGCGTCATGTCCCATCTCTGGACTCCATCTCCAGTGCAGTGGATGGGCTTCATCTGCGAGCACCAGACACCACACAG CGCTCATGCAGTCCTCTCCTCTTGGTCGGAGGGGAGGAAGGCGCTCGCTCTCTCAGTGAGGGGAATTCTCCCACAATCCCTCGCACGGGCCACCGTGGCCAGCACCTGCGGCACAGGAGCACT GAGAAAGGTCAGAACTCTCCTGGCACAGAGAACGGGACCTCCATGCCCCCACTGCACAAAGCTTACAGCGGGCATGAGGAGAGAGCCAGGACACTGTCCACCTCGGGCAAG CCACAGTCAGCCCGGGAGCAGCTGGCTCTTACTCTTGGAGGTGGGCTTAATTCAGAAGCTCCTCGGACCAGCCGTGATTCCCTCCACTGCTCCAGCGGATACAGCACACAGACGACTACACCATCCTGCTCAGAAGACACCATTCCCTCACAGAATG actATGACTACATCTCGCTGCATGGAGGAGAGGACACCCACAGCCAGTCTGAATTTGATAAATCTTCCACAATTCCTCGCAACAGCGACTTGAGTCTCAATTACCGCAAAATGTTTCAAAGCAAGAGGCCGGCGTCTACCGTCAGTCTGCTGATGGATCCGGAGCCTATAGGACCCCACACGGCCACCATCCGCCGTAAACCCTCCAGCAAGCCCAACATCCGCCGTGGGACCATCAGTGGAGGAGTCCCTATCCCCATCTCCACACCACAG GTGCCACTGAAGGCATCCGTTTCTACAGCCGGCCTGAGCGGCAGTGAGGAGACCATGTGCCCTCCTGGAGGGATGCAGAGTAACAGGGTTCCTGGCTCTGATCTGGTTCACACCAGACATAATCTCTGTACATCCACTCAGAGTTTGAGTGCAATGCCACCTCCGTACTATTCCATGTTTCCTGGGCAGCCACCAGTGGGCGGCACAGAGCTGCTGTATCAAATGAGCAAGCAACAGCAGTATGCACTGCACCAACAGCAGCAGAGgcaatatcatcatcatcaacaacaacaacagctgcaACAACAATATAATCAACAACAGTACAATCACCAACAACAATATAACCAACCGCAGGAGCCGCAATATCAACAGACACATCAGAAAGAGCTCCAGCAGAAACTCGAACGACAGCAACATCAAAATCAGCAGATTCAGAACATGTCCGCTCACAATTCTAGCATGCCCACTGAAAGCGGGCAGATCAATTCGGCCGAGCCTGGCGTGGATCATGTCGACGGCGTTCCTGATCCAGGCAGCGGAGGTGACATGTTGAGTATGATCCGCAGAGTCAAACTACGACGCACAATCACCAACGATCGTTCTGCGCCTTTAATCACCCCCGACCATCTCAACTGA